A genomic segment from Vicugna pacos chromosome 17, VicPac4, whole genome shotgun sequence encodes:
- the PPM1M gene encoding protein phosphatase 1M isoform X3 — protein MVATQPPMHLSGHCVCPSDPQFVEEKGIRAEDLVIGALESAFQECDEVIGRELEASGQAGGCTALVAVSLQGKLYVANAGDSRAILVRRNEVRPLSSEFTPETERQRIQQLAFVYPELLAGEFTRLEFPRRLKGDDLGQKVLFRDHHMSGWSYKCVEKSDLKYPLIHGQGRQARLLGTLAVSRGLGDHQLRVLDTNIQLKPFLLSVPQVTVLDVDQLEPQEDDLVVMATDGLWDVLSNEQVARLVRSFLPGNQEDPHRFSELAQMLIHSTQGKDDNPTQEGQVSYDDISVFVIPLHSQHQGRSSH, from the exons ATGGTGGCCACTCAGCCCCCCATGCACCTCAGTGGCCACTGCGTCTGCCCCAGTGACCCTCAGTTTGTGGAGGAAAAGGGCATTAGGGCTGAAGACTTGGTGATTGGAGCTCTGGAGAGTGCCTTCCAGGAATGT GATGAGGTGATTGGGCGGGAGCTGGAGGCCTCAGGCCAGGCAGGAGGCTGTACAGCCCTAGTGGCCGTGTCCCTGCAGGGAAAGCTGTATGTGGCCAATGCTGGAGATAGCAG AGCCATTTTGGTGCGGAGGAATGAGGTGCGGCCCCTGAGCTCTGAGTTCACACCAGAGACTGAACGTCAGCGGATCCAGCAACTG GCCTTTGTCTACCCTGAGCTTCTGGCTGGTGAGTTCACCCGACTGGAGTTCCCTCGGCGACTGAAGGGGGATGACTTGGGGCAGAAGGTTTTGTTCAGGGATCACCACATGAGTGGCTG GAGCTACAAGTGCGTGGAGAAGTCAGATCTCAAATACCCACTGATCCACGGACAGGGTAGGCAG GCTCGGCTATTGGGAACACTGGCTGTCTCCCGGGGTCTAGGAGACCATCAGCTTAGAGTCctggacacaaacattcagctcAAGCCCTTCTTGCTCTCTGTCCCACAG GTGACTGTGCTGGATGTGGACCAGCTGGAGCCGCAGGAGGATGACTTAGTTGTCATGGCAACTGATGGGCTGTGGGACGTCCTGTCCAATGAGCAGGTGGCACGGCTGGTGCGAAGCTTCCTCCCTGGCAACCAAGAGGACCCACACAG GTTCTCGGAGCTGGCCCAAATGCTGATACACAGCACACAGGGGAAGGACGACAATCCTACACAGGAAGGGCAGGTGTCCTACGATGACATCTCTGTGTTCGTGATTCCCTTGCACAGCCAGCACCAAGGGCGCAGTAGCCACTGA
- the PPM1M gene encoding protein phosphatase 1M isoform X2: protein MGVINSVCWLVRRLDEPHDTQAAHDSGGGGRLGLGGVALPAPPRPGPLLPPPRRPGGPSAQPPPGALRAAPGRRAMSADWFRRRFLPGAPLPAQGPPRPRPRPRPRCSPVPYRRPRFLRGSSSSPSAADASRRPDARPVRSPARGRALPWNAGYAEIINAEKSEFNEDQAACGKLCIRRYEFGVEEDQEWLTLCPEEFLTGHYWALFDGHGGPAAAILAANTLHSCLRRQLEAVVEGMVATQPPMHLSGHCVCPSDPQFVEEKGIRAEDLVIGALESAFQECDEVIGRELEASGQAGGCTALVAVSLQGKLYVANAGDSRAILVRRNEVRPLSSEFTPETERQRIQQLAFVYPELLAGEFTRLEFPRRLKGDDLGQKVLFRDHHMSGWSYKCVEKSDLKYPLIHGQGRQARLLGTLAVSRGLGDHQLRVLDTNIQLKPFLLSVPQVTVLDVDQLEPQEDDLVVMATDGLWDVLSNEQVARLVRSFLPGNQEDPHSQHQGRSSH, encoded by the exons ATGGGGGTGATAAACAGTGTTTGTTGGCTTGTTAGGAGACTTGATGAACCGCATGACACCCAGGCCGCGCACGACTCTGGGGGCGGCGGGAGATTGGGGCTTGGGGGCGTCGCCctgccggccccgccccgccccggcccgctGCTTCCTCCTCCCAGGCGGCCCGGCGGACCGTCCGCCCAGCCTCCGCCCGGCGCCCTGCGGGCAGCCCCCGGCCGCCGCGCCATGTCTGCCGACTGGTTCCGGCGCCGCTTCCTGCCAGGAGCTCCGCTCCCCGCACAGGggccgccccggccccggccccggccccgaccCCGTTGCAGCCCTGTGCCCTACCGGCGGCCCCGCTTCCTGCGCGGCTCTAGTTCCAGCCCCAGCGCAGCCGACGCCTCGCGCCGCCCGGACGCCCGGCCGGTGCGCAGCCCCGCGCGGGGCCGCGCGCTGCCCTGGAACGCAGGCTACGCCGA GATCATCAATGCAGAGAAATCTGAGTTCAATGAGGATCAGGCGGCCTGTGGGAAGCTGTGCATCCGGAGATATGAGTTTGGGGTTGAAGAGGACCAAGAGTGGCTGACTTTGTGCCCAGAGGAA TTCCTGACAGGTCATTACTGGGCACTGTTTGATGGGCATGGCGGTCCAGCTGCAGCTATCCTGGCTGCCAATACCCTGCACTCCTGCTTGCGCCGACAGCTGGAGGCCGTGGTAGAGGGCATGGTGGCCACTCAGCCCCCCATGCACCTCAGTGGCCACTGCGTCTGCCCCAGTGACCCTCAGTTTGTGGAGGAAAAGGGCATTAGGGCTGAAGACTTGGTGATTGGAGCTCTGGAGAGTGCCTTCCAGGAATGT GATGAGGTGATTGGGCGGGAGCTGGAGGCCTCAGGCCAGGCAGGAGGCTGTACAGCCCTAGTGGCCGTGTCCCTGCAGGGAAAGCTGTATGTGGCCAATGCTGGAGATAGCAG AGCCATTTTGGTGCGGAGGAATGAGGTGCGGCCCCTGAGCTCTGAGTTCACACCAGAGACTGAACGTCAGCGGATCCAGCAACTG GCCTTTGTCTACCCTGAGCTTCTGGCTGGTGAGTTCACCCGACTGGAGTTCCCTCGGCGACTGAAGGGGGATGACTTGGGGCAGAAGGTTTTGTTCAGGGATCACCACATGAGTGGCTG GAGCTACAAGTGCGTGGAGAAGTCAGATCTCAAATACCCACTGATCCACGGACAGGGTAGGCAG GCTCGGCTATTGGGAACACTGGCTGTCTCCCGGGGTCTAGGAGACCATCAGCTTAGAGTCctggacacaaacattcagctcAAGCCCTTCTTGCTCTCTGTCCCACAG GTGACTGTGCTGGATGTGGACCAGCTGGAGCCGCAGGAGGATGACTTAGTTGTCATGGCAACTGATGGGCTGTGGGACGTCCTGTCCAATGAGCAGGTGGCACGGCTGGTGCGAAGCTTCCTCCCTGGCAACCAAGAGGACCCACACAG CCAGCACCAAGGGCGCAGTAGCCACTGA
- the LOC102531316 gene encoding twinfilin-2 isoform X1, protein MAHQTGIHATEELKEFFAKARAGSVRLIKVIIEDEQLVLGASRELVGCWDQDYDRAVLPLLDAQQPCYLLYRLDTQNAQGFEWLFLAWSPDNSPVRLKMLYAATRATVKKEFGGGHIKDELFGTVKDDLSFAGYQKHLSSCAAPAPLTSAERELQQIRINEVKTEISVESKHQTLQGLAFPLQPQAQRALQQLRQKAINYIQLKLDLERETIELVHTEPTDVAQLPSRVPRDAARYHFFLYKHTHEGDPLESVVFIYSMPGYKCSIKERMLYSSCKSRLLDSVEQDFQLEIAKKIEIGDGAELTAEFLYDEVHPKQHAFKQAFAKPKGPGGKRGHKRLIRGPGENGDDS, encoded by the exons ATGGCGCACCAGACCGGCATCCACG CCACTGAGGAGCTGAAGGAGTTCTTTGCCAAGGCACGGGCTGGCTCTGTGCGGCTCATCAAAGTCATCATTGAGGACG AGCAGCTCGTGCTGGGTGCCTCTCGAGAGCTGGTGGGCTGCTGGGACCAGGACTATGACAGGGCCGTGCTGCCGCTGCTGGATGCCCAGCAGCCCTGCTACCTGCTCTACCGCCTGGACACGCAGAACGCCCAGGGCTTCGAGTGGCTCTTCCTCGCCTGGTCACCTGATAACTCCCCC GTGCGACTGAAGATGCTATATGCAGCCACACGGGCCACAGTGAAGAAGGAATTTGGGGGCGGTCACATCAAGGATGAGCTCTTCGGGACTGTGAAG GACGACCTCTCCTTTGCTGGCTATCAGAAACACCTGTCATCCTGTGCGGCACCTGCCCCACTGACCTCAGCTGAGAGAGAGCTTCAGCAGATCCGTATTAACGAG GTGAAGACTGAGATCAGTGTGGAGAGCAAACACCAGACCCTGCAGGGCCTGGCTTTTCCTCTGCAGCCTCAGGCCCAGCGGGCACTTCAGCAGCTCAGACAGAAGGCGATCAACTACATCCAGCTG AAGCTGGACCTGGAGCGGGAGACCATCGAGCTGGTACACACGGAGCCCACGGATGTGGCCCAGCTGCCCTCTCGGGTGCCCCGAGATGCTGCCCGCTACCACTTCTTCCTCTACAAGCACACCCACGAGGGTGACCCCCTGGAGTCTGTGG TGTTCATCTATTCCATGCCGGGCTACAAGTGCAGCATCAAGGAGCGCATGCTCTACTCCAGCTGCAAGAGCCGCCTCCTTGACTCCGTGGAGCAGGACTTCCAGCTGGAGATTGCCAAGAAG ATTGAGATTGGTGATGGGGCGGAGCTGACGGCTGAGTTCCTCTACGATGAGGTGCACCCCAAGCAACATGCCTTCAAGCAGGCCTTTGCCAAGCCCAAGGGCCCTGGGGGCAAGCGGGGCCACAAGCGCCTCATCCGTGGCCCCGGCGAGAATGGGGACGACAGCTAG
- the PPM1M gene encoding protein phosphatase 1M isoform X1: protein MGVINSVCWLVRRLDEPHDTQAAHDSGGGGRLGLGGVALPAPPRPGPLLPPPRRPGGPSAQPPPGALRAAPGRRAMSADWFRRRFLPGAPLPAQGPPRPRPRPRPRCSPVPYRRPRFLRGSSSSPSAADASRRPDARPVRSPARGRALPWNAGYAEIINAEKSEFNEDQAACGKLCIRRYEFGVEEDQEWLTLCPEEFLTGHYWALFDGHGGPAAAILAANTLHSCLRRQLEAVVEGMVATQPPMHLSGHCVCPSDPQFVEEKGIRAEDLVIGALESAFQECDEVIGRELEASGQAGGCTALVAVSLQGKLYVANAGDSRAILVRRNEVRPLSSEFTPETERQRIQQLAFVYPELLAGEFTRLEFPRRLKGDDLGQKVLFRDHHMSGWSYKCVEKSDLKYPLIHGQGRQARLLGTLAVSRGLGDHQLRVLDTNIQLKPFLLSVPQVTVLDVDQLEPQEDDLVVMATDGLWDVLSNEQVARLVRSFLPGNQEDPHRFSELAQMLIHSTQGKDDNPTQEGQVSYDDISVFVIPLHSQHQGRSSH, encoded by the exons ATGGGGGTGATAAACAGTGTTTGTTGGCTTGTTAGGAGACTTGATGAACCGCATGACACCCAGGCCGCGCACGACTCTGGGGGCGGCGGGAGATTGGGGCTTGGGGGCGTCGCCctgccggccccgccccgccccggcccgctGCTTCCTCCTCCCAGGCGGCCCGGCGGACCGTCCGCCCAGCCTCCGCCCGGCGCCCTGCGGGCAGCCCCCGGCCGCCGCGCCATGTCTGCCGACTGGTTCCGGCGCCGCTTCCTGCCAGGAGCTCCGCTCCCCGCACAGGggccgccccggccccggccccggccccgaccCCGTTGCAGCCCTGTGCCCTACCGGCGGCCCCGCTTCCTGCGCGGCTCTAGTTCCAGCCCCAGCGCAGCCGACGCCTCGCGCCGCCCGGACGCCCGGCCGGTGCGCAGCCCCGCGCGGGGCCGCGCGCTGCCCTGGAACGCAGGCTACGCCGA GATCATCAATGCAGAGAAATCTGAGTTCAATGAGGATCAGGCGGCCTGTGGGAAGCTGTGCATCCGGAGATATGAGTTTGGGGTTGAAGAGGACCAAGAGTGGCTGACTTTGTGCCCAGAGGAA TTCCTGACAGGTCATTACTGGGCACTGTTTGATGGGCATGGCGGTCCAGCTGCAGCTATCCTGGCTGCCAATACCCTGCACTCCTGCTTGCGCCGACAGCTGGAGGCCGTGGTAGAGGGCATGGTGGCCACTCAGCCCCCCATGCACCTCAGTGGCCACTGCGTCTGCCCCAGTGACCCTCAGTTTGTGGAGGAAAAGGGCATTAGGGCTGAAGACTTGGTGATTGGAGCTCTGGAGAGTGCCTTCCAGGAATGT GATGAGGTGATTGGGCGGGAGCTGGAGGCCTCAGGCCAGGCAGGAGGCTGTACAGCCCTAGTGGCCGTGTCCCTGCAGGGAAAGCTGTATGTGGCCAATGCTGGAGATAGCAG AGCCATTTTGGTGCGGAGGAATGAGGTGCGGCCCCTGAGCTCTGAGTTCACACCAGAGACTGAACGTCAGCGGATCCAGCAACTG GCCTTTGTCTACCCTGAGCTTCTGGCTGGTGAGTTCACCCGACTGGAGTTCCCTCGGCGACTGAAGGGGGATGACTTGGGGCAGAAGGTTTTGTTCAGGGATCACCACATGAGTGGCTG GAGCTACAAGTGCGTGGAGAAGTCAGATCTCAAATACCCACTGATCCACGGACAGGGTAGGCAG GCTCGGCTATTGGGAACACTGGCTGTCTCCCGGGGTCTAGGAGACCATCAGCTTAGAGTCctggacacaaacattcagctcAAGCCCTTCTTGCTCTCTGTCCCACAG GTGACTGTGCTGGATGTGGACCAGCTGGAGCCGCAGGAGGATGACTTAGTTGTCATGGCAACTGATGGGCTGTGGGACGTCCTGTCCAATGAGCAGGTGGCACGGCTGGTGCGAAGCTTCCTCCCTGGCAACCAAGAGGACCCACACAG GTTCTCGGAGCTGGCCCAAATGCTGATACACAGCACACAGGGGAAGGACGACAATCCTACACAGGAAGGGCAGGTGTCCTACGATGACATCTCTGTGTTCGTGATTCCCTTGCACAGCCAGCACCAAGGGCGCAGTAGCCACTGA